A genomic window from Quercus lobata isolate SW786 chromosome 10, ValleyOak3.0 Primary Assembly, whole genome shotgun sequence includes:
- the LOC115963834 gene encoding uncharacterized protein LOC115963834, with the protein MDSDTCVGFKRRITDTGDNQQSVPPPQSPPKPCTNPKEVEELEQHVSDNDNNNNTNNLSFLSDSKKPKCSSHSEAPSSEIIINEQNQELGFSSAAETSPNMLDSLPSGCGSFVRKVEDFGQEEPKNENCEVGVVSDGEAKQEKFDFVEKIDDGILVSGSAGKEEKDSAIEGNDDKLGKKLEPESLLEVKKKKLLKELEVALMAEDKTNAEKVSDFEGSLKIEVIDETALIEVNDQCAAEKKGNKNGKQEMDGKKAKRSRRRAKKALEMNGGGRPKNVLVSGETKKSGDGTKKVYSRKEMEALRFANIAEQRKIWKEIYNGLGAVVAREYEDLASSKHVRLNFDPRNRLGMKAGASSILREACPENMDSDIKKMENMETESLSPLDPACSHIVSGEDGYTGPEEECSEDDDSDEDYASIQKPAFLVEGEPDFDSGPPEDGLEYLRRVRWEAAQIPKVKVAKLDRSKFSKEQSVYMPQIPNIAECPDHLLPLKQWEDAFLADFTELRLALSHLEGSDENISGKLQPAFVVNEKCHSGQQFQDMVFENFDNLVTETVHSKQPRDCSGSQTSIDQPSLLTVEDQASSLPSEHSGPKTSADESSGPLLSEILRMDSLARVSTLRKRISLVENMNTLSRNDCVWLFTLCAVVDTPLDADTCASLRGLLRKCATVRAAKSELDDEVVMLNILATVAGRYFGQSGS; encoded by the exons ATGGATTCTGATACTTGCGTTGGATTCAAACGAAGAATCACTGATACTGGAGACAATCAACAGAGTGTACCTCCACCACAGTCACCGCCAAAACCCTGTACCAATCCCAAGGAAGTGGAAGAACTTGAGCAACATGTATCTGacaacgacaacaacaacaacaccaacaACTTGAGTTTCCTCTCCGACTCCAAGAAACCCAAGTGTTCTTCTCATTCTGAAGCTCCTTCTTCTGAGATAATAATCAATGAACAAAATCAAGAACTGGGTTTTTCTTCCGCTGCTGAAACTAGTCCAAATATGTTGGATTCTTTGCCTTCTGGGTGTGGCTCTTTTGTGAGAAAGGTTGAGGATTTTGGCCAAGAAGAGCCAAAGAATGAGAATTGCGAGGTGGGTGTTGTCTCTGATGGCGAGGCCAAGCAAGaaaagtttgattttgttgaaaaGATTGACGATGGAATCTTGGTTTCTGGTTCTGCCGGCAAAGAAGAGAAGGACTCTGCTATTGAAGGGAATGACGATAAGTTGGGGAAAAAATTGGAACCTGAAAGTCTCTTGgaagtgaaaaagaagaaactttTGAAGGAGCTTGAAGTTGCGTTGATGGCTGAAGATAAAACCAATGCTGAAAAGGTCTCTGATTTTGAGGGTTCTTTGAAGATTGAAGTGATTGATGAAACGGCATTGATTGAAGTGAATGATCAATGTGCTGCAGAGAAGAAAGGGAACAAGAATGGGAAGCAAGAAATGGATGGAAAGAAGGCGAAGCGGTCACGTAGAAGAGCGAAAAAGGCTTTGGAGATGAATGGAGGAGGGAGGCCTAAGAATGTTCTTGTGAGTGGTGAAACAAAGAAGAGTGGTGATGGAACCAAGAAGGTGTACTCGAGGAAGGAAATGGAGGCCTTGAGGTTTGCAAACATTGCAGAGCAGCGCAAGATTTGGAAAGAGATATACAATGGGCTTGGGGCTGTCGTGGCAAGGGAGTATGAAGACCTGGCCAGCTCTAAGCATGTCCGCTTGAATTTTGATCCTCGAAACCGCCTCGGGATGAAGGCAGGGGCTTCTTCCATTCTCA GGGAAGCATGTCCTGAAAATATGGATAGTGATATTAAAAAGATGGAGAATATGGAAACAGAAAGTCTGTCTCCTTTGGATCCTGCATGTAGTCACATAGTTAGTGGTGAAGATGGCTACACAGGTCCAGAAGAAGAGTGCAGTGAAGATGATGACAGTGATGAAGATTATGCAAGCATTCAGAAACCTGCCTTTTTGGTTGAAGGAGAACCCGATTTCGATTCTGGTCCTCCAGAAGATGGATTAGAATATCTCAGGCGTGTCAG GTGGGAAGCTGCTCAGATTCCGAAAGTCAAGGTGGCAAAGCTTGATAGAAGTAAATTTAGCAAAGAACAGAGTGTTTATATGCCCCAGATTCCTAATATTGCTGAGTGTCCAGACCATCTGCTACCGCTGAAACAATGGGAGGATGCGTTTCTTGCTGATTTTACAGAGCTGCGGctg GCCCTGTCGCATCTTGAGGGTTCCGATGAAAACATTTCTGGAAAGTTGCAACCAGCATTTGTTGTCAATGAAAAGTGTCATTCTGGCCAGCAATTTCAGGAtatggtttttgaaaattttgataaccTTGTGACTGAGACAGTCCATTCCAAGCAGCCTCGTGATTGCTCTGGTTCCCAAACCTCCATTGATCAGCCTTCTTTGTTGACTGTAGAGGACCAAGCTTCCTCTCTACCTTCGGAGCATTCGGGCCCAAAAACTTCTGCAGATGAAAGTTCTGGCCCTTTGTTGTCAGAAATCTTAAGAATGGACTCTCTAGCTCGGGTGTCAACATTGAGGAAACGCATAAGCTTGGTGGAGAACATGAATACTCTGTCAAGAAATGATTGTGTGTGGCTATTCACCCTATGTGCAGTAGTTGATACTCCACTAGATGCTGATACTTGTGCCTCTCTTCGAGGCCTGCTTCGAAAGTGTGCTACAGTACGAGCTGCAAAGTCTGAACTTGATGATGAGGTTGTAATGCTAAATATTTTGGCTACAGTTGCAGGCAGGTATTTTGGGCAGTCGGGAAGTTAA
- the LOC115965760 gene encoding protein EMBRYO DEFECTIVE 1674-like produces MVNTRSNSVSAKAPDPNESPKPEIKYENPTISRTRTTSVVSSSLFKSVLLNDWWLEKPANGKGLAVGGFASLERVGTRIFRSATISKRHDTVTLETADGISITICNFINSSRTHQNGFDLEVCNHFRFGFPYNWEEYAVGGSGDKHRASASNEFNMSSGDSANKNLPFSFNDLPVTRIRDLLLPSFGDPKSCLLTKSIFNDILGKSKGKNVDSRSDETPVNQKKTKVYIKFDNDNSILNSRDLTKEEHQKASCHSEMATNVLASTRGVCTRSMTRLKNSGVKHEVVSSNCHGKSTKSASNVSHPTNSFGEDGVTLLTAVKRKVGRPRKSLSYLNK; encoded by the exons ATGGTGAATACAAGATCGAACTCGGTCTCTGCTAAAGCTCCAGACCCAAATGAATCACCAAAACCGGAAATAAAGTATGAGAACCCCACGATATCCCGAACCCGCACCACCTCCGTCGTCTCTTCCTCACTCTTCAAATCT GTTTTACTGAATGATTGGTGGCTGGAGAAGCCTGCTAATGGCAAGGGTTTAGCTGTTGGAGGGTTTGCTTCTTTAGA GAGAGTAGGAACAAGAATTTTTCGCTCTGCTACAATTTCCAAGAGACATGATACCGTCACCCTTGAGACAGCAGATGGCATCAGCATTACAATCTGTAATTTCATAAATAGTTCTCGAACGCATCAAAATGGCTTTGATTTGGAG GTATGCAATCATTTCCGGTTTGGATTTCCTTATAACTGGGAGGAGTACGCTGTTGGTGGTTCTGGTGACAAACATAGGGCTTCGGCTTCTAATGAGTTCAACATGTCTTCAGGTGACAGTGCAAATAAAAATTTGCCATTTTCTTTCAATGATCTCCCAGTGACCAGAATACGTGATCTCTTACTGCCCTCTTTTGGAGACCCAAAAAGTTGTTTGCTAACAAAGAGCATTTTCAATGATATACTTGGAAAATCCAAGGGAAAAAATGTGGATTCTAGGTCAGATGAGACCCCAGTTAATCAAAAGAAGACTAAGGTTTATATTAAGTTCGACAATGATAATAGTATTTTGAATTCAAGGGATCTGACAAAAGAAGAACATCAGAAAGCCAGTTGTCATTCTGAGATGGCCACAAATGTCCTCGCCTCAACTAGAGGTGTTTGCACAAGAAGCATGACTAGACTGAAGAATTCTGGGGTGAAACATGAAGTTGTTTCATCAAACTGTCATGGTAAGAGTACAAAAAGTGCTTCAAACGTGAGTCATCCAACCAACTCATTTGGAGAGGATGGTGTAACCTTATTAACTGCTGTTAAACGTAAAGTAGGAAGACCAAGAAAGAGTCTGAGCTATCTGAACAAATGA